One genomic window of Pocillopora verrucosa isolate sample1 chromosome 8, ASM3666991v2, whole genome shotgun sequence includes the following:
- the LOC131795466 gene encoding rho GTPase-activating protein syd-1 gives MALRQEDARKKPSSPNGKAFPSATKSGDDDIVERLRRFSSVSQEDFEKMRLAEKEDEFFAIRKATDITEPDTKGDPCPPLPIKIIQGSFRHVLGVREACSKNGTFLQRTIELRRKPGETLGFYIRQGDGWEREQGIFVSRVVLGTDVDVFELLRVGDEIVKVNKVDVRTMTIQDVSALMQMTRRLILTVKVLTPVTAMATKRLAMNKDNNIQGLKSLSPRTSRTSRSEGSVDSASNSSGLSPDRRLTGDRRLSNTSSLSHQANYKVANLVIGKNKDAISTGNPQATGPSYRSSRRSSKSPVGGRRALSPIRETSADIFNSEADDRMSAHERGRSSRAASVVSWSDQFYSASGASSPVKHKPSDRRRSEAQSSRPK, from the coding sequence atggctcTACGGCAGGAAGACGCGAGGAAAAAGCCTTCGTCGCCGAACGGAAAAGCCTTCCCTTCGGCGACTAAGTCGGGCGACGACGACATAGTGGAACGGTTACGTCGGTTTAGCAGCGTCTCGCAAGAAGACTTTGAAAAAATGCGACTGGCTGAGAAAGAAGATGAATTTTTTGCGATCAGGAAAGCAACTGATATCACAGAACCTGATACTAAAGGCGACCCATGTCCACCTTTGCCTATAAAGATTATACAAGGCTCGTTCAGACACGTGCTGGGTGTCCGCGAGGCCTGCTCGAAAAACGGAACGTTTTTGCAGCGTACGATCGAGCTACGGCGTAAACCAGGAGAGACTCTGGGATTTTATATTCGTCAGGGTGATGGCTGGGAACGTGAACAAGGTATTTTTGTGTCTCGTGTTGTTTTAGGAACAGATGTGGACGTTTTCGAGTTGTTACGAGTCGGCGACGAGATTGTTAAGGTGAATAAAGTGGATGTGCGGACTATGACCATACAAGATGTGAGTGCCTTGATGCAGATGACTCGACGACTTATACTCACAGTGAAAGTTCTTACTCCGGTAACTGCGATGGCCACTAAGCGTTTAGCTATGAATAAAGACAATAATATACAGGGTTTGAAATCTTTGAGTCCGAGGACCTCTAGGACATCACGATCCGAAGGGTCGGTGGATTCGGCTTCAAATTCAAGCGGGTTATCTCCCGATCGCCGGCTCACTGGTGACAGAAGGTTAAGTAATACCTCGAGTCTCAGTCATCAGGCGAACTATAAGGTAGCAAATCTAGTcataggaaaaaacaaagatgcCATTAGTACGGGAAATCCACAGGCCACGGGACCGAGCTACCGCAGCTCGCGTCGTTCATCCAAGTCGCCGGTGGGAGGCAGGAGAGCGCTGTCGCCAATACGGGAGACTTCTGCAGATATATTTAACTCTGAAGCGGATGATCGCATGTCAGCTCACGAGCGGGGTCGCAGTAGCAGAGCTGCGAGTGTCGTGAGCTGGTCTGATCAATTTTACAGTGCGTCGGGAGCGAGTAGCCCCGTCAAACACAAGCCAAGTGATAGAAGGAGATCTGAAGCACAGAGTTCCAGACCTAAATGA
- the LOC131795513 gene encoding uncharacterized protein yields the protein MKPRKDVKPLLVVSFVAAVLMLVEYEYWSETDYLSSAIAALRQNVRLTFESNTTLKTERVHFEGESRSEEKCAIPLAFNADLHERSKTKWPCKLPILDPFHPQVMKAITPVASLNCKGRLFTEFQNGKFRLLDDVRKEHEIVEVFAEPIYRKTDYDVKLGQRIFVNLTNREARVNSDFLKVTVRFKNGKIQSDFHAAISEIDDVAKEKETHSAPLNIMILTFDGTSTAHFKRLLPKTYAYLRDGLDSIFFKGYSIVGESTTPAMTAFLTGKSVSENCEFKEARRGYKNSSYVDKWPFIFKELKRLGIATMWSEDQPGIGAFHLTLKGFKDQPTDHYGRPLWYAGDKGLCFSSQPQFELQLKYLKSFMKSYPGKRKFGFTFLSNLCHRQPGLAHAADDGLLSFFVSLKDKNLLNDTMFITMADHGARFGVVRESPQGKLEHRLPLLSLTLPPWFKRSYPAQMTALVRNTRIISSPFDLHKTMKHLLMFPEKTLVQTDTIGSSLFEPLSEDRKCIDAGIPENYCPCLRWQPISIAHPHVLRAVKAAVSHVNELLMSHPTTAKLCHRLEMKTVLEAYQKIPSLEMHLNLDQENTTCSYQIQFQATPGDGVFEVIFRLDSSGNFRVYGDIDRVNKYGDQPKCIVAHAPSMRPYCICLSQNTPDTNRRV from the exons ATGAAGCCACGAAAAGACGTCAAGCCTCTTTTGGTGGTTTCATTTGTGGCTGCTGTTTTGATGCTTGTGGAGTACGAGTACTGGAGTGAAACAGATTATCTCTCATCAGCCATCGCCGCGTTGAGACAGAATGTTCGTCTGACCTTTGAATCAAACACTACGCTAAAAACAGAAAGGGTCCATTTTGAAGGCGAATCAAGATCCGAGGAGAAATGCGCGATACCATTAGCTTTCAACGCAGATCTTCATGAGCGGAGTAAGACAAAATGGCCCTGTAAGTTGCCAATTTTGGACCCTTTTCATCCGCAAGTGATGAAAGCGATTACACCAGTGGCGTCACTAAACTGCAAGGGGAGGCTTTTTACGGAGTTCCAAAACGGAAAATTTCGACTCCTAGATGACGTTAGAAAAG AGCATGAAATCGTTGAAGTCTTCGCCGAACCGATCTACCGTAAAACTGATTATGATGTAAAGTTGGGACAAAGGATCTTTGTTAACTTAACGAATAGGGAGGCAAGAGTAAATAGCGATTTTCTCAAAGTAACCGTTCGATTTAAGAACGGCAAAATCCAATCCGATTTCCACGCCGCGATTTCAGAGATCGACGACGTtgcaaaagagaaagaaacgcaCAGTGCACCCTTGAACATAATGATTTTAACTTTCGATGGAACGTCTACCGCCCACTTCAAAAGATTGTTGCCAAAGACGTATGCCTACCTTAGAGATGGGCTGGattccatatttttcaagggTTATTCTATTGTTGGAGAATCAACAACTCCGGCGATGACTGCTTTCTTAACTGGCAAGTCGGTGTCGGAGAATTGTGAATTCAAGGAAGCGAGACGAGGATATAAAAATTCGAGTTACGTGGACAAGTGGCCATTTATATTCAAGGAATTAAAGCGTCTTGGAATTGCTACAATGTGGAGTGAAGATCAACCTGGTATAG GAGCATTTCATCTCACACTAAAGGGATTCAAAGATCAGCCAACTGATCATTATGGAAGACCTTTGTGGTATGCAGGAGATAAGGGCCTTTGTTTCAGCTCTCAGCCACAGTTTGAATTACAACTCAAATATCTTAAAAGCTTTATGAAATCCTACCcgggaaaaaggaaatttggttTCACATTTCTATCAAACTTGTGCCATCGACAACCTGGCCTAGCCCACGCAGCTGACGATGGATTACTGTCTTTTTTCGTTTCacttaaagataaaaatttgttgaACGACACCATGTTCATCACAATGGCTGATCATGGTGCAAGATTTGGCGTCGTGCGTGAAAGCCCTCAAGGAAAGTTGGAGCACAGACTTCCACTTCTTTCTTTGACTCTTCCGCCTTGGTTTAAACGGAGTTATCCGGCGCAAATGACAGCATTGGTTAGGAATACCCGGATAATTTCCTCACCCTTCGATCTTCACAAAACGATGAAGCATCTGTTGATGTTTCCAGAGAAAACTTTGGTTCAAACGGATACGATCGGTAGCAGTCTTTTTGAACCACTTTCAGAAGACAGGAAATGCATTGATGCAGGTATTCCGGAAAATTACTGCCCGTGTTTAAGATGGCAACCAATTAGCATTGCTCATCCGCACGTGCTTCGAGCTGTTAAGGCGGCAGTGAGCCACGTCAACGAGTTGTTGATGTCTCACCCAACGACAGCCAAATTATGCCATCGACTAGAGATGAAGACAGTGTTAGAAGCTTATCAAAAAATTCCAAGTCTTGAAATGCATCTGAATTTAGACCAAGAAAATACAACATGTAGTTATCAAATTCAGTTTCAGGCTACACCTGGTGATGGTGTATTTGAAGTTATATTCAGATTGGACTCATCGGGGAATTTCAGAGTCTATGGAGATATTGATCGTGTTAACAAGTACGGTGATCAACCTAAGTGTATTGTTGCACATGCGCCGTCAATGCGACCGTACTGCATTTGTTTGTCACAAAATACGCCTGACACCAACAGACGGGTATAG